AAGTGCTTCTTCGACTAAATGGAAGCCCTCGACAAGGAACATTCCGGACTTATCACGTTCTTTTCTTGTCTTTAACTTTTTCCATTGTTTTACTTGCGGATTTTTATCAGATTGAATGTACTTCAATTCTGGCTCTCCTTTATTATGGCTTGTTCAATTTTACTATTATAGCTCAAAACGGATACATAATAAAACCAAAATTGTAAAACCTAAAAACAGTAATGGACATTTGAAAGGAGTTTGAGCAAGGATGAACCTAAACCTTAGAAACGCTGTCATATCAAATGTAGCAGGAAATACACAAGACGAGTTGAAAGACACAATCGTCGACGCAATCCAAAACGGCGAAGAAAAAATGCTTCCGGGACTTGGAGTTTTGTTCGAAGTAATCTGGCAGAACGCCTCTGAAGAGGAAAAACAGGAAATGTTGAATGCACTGGAAGAAGGATTGAAAGGAAAGCAATAAGTTAGCAAGGACTCCTTTATTTTTGAGGAGTTCTTTTATTTTGGTGCGGATGCCGGGAGAGAGGGAGCTAAAGGACTTATAAATGAACAAACAAAAGGTGTCCAGGAAACCAGTTTTCACTGATTTTCTGAACACCTTCATCTTTTTATTCGAAAGTAATCTTTTCGACTGTTTCTTTATCAAGACGCTTAATAACTTCTACGATCAGCTTTACTGCGTTTTCGTAATCGTCACGGTGAAGCATTGCAGCGTGTGAGTGGATATAGCGTGTCGCAATCGTGATTGATAACGCCGGTACACCACGGTGTGTCAGATGGATAGCACCAGAGTCTGTTCCTCCGCCAGCGACAGCATCGAACTGATATGGAATGTTCAACTCATCAGCTAAGTCTGTAACAAAATCGCGTAGGCCTTTATGAGAAACCATTGAAGCATCATAAATGATGATTTGCGGACCCTCACCCATTTTACTTAAAGCTTCTTTTTCAGTAACTCCTGGAGTATCGCCAGCAATACCTACATCAACGCCGAAACCGATATCAGGTTCAATCATCTGGGCAGAAGTCTTTGCCCCTCTGAGTCCAACCTCTTCCTGAACTGTTCCAACCCCATATACCACGTTAGGATGCTCTGCGTCCTTGAGTCCCTTTAAGACATCGATGGCAATCGCACAGCCGATACGGTTATCCCAAGCTTTAGCAAGAAGCATTTTCTCATTGTTCATGACGGTGAATTCAAAGTAAGGAACCACCATGTCCCCAGGAGTAACTCCCCATTCCTTCGCTTCTTCACGGCTTGATGCACCGATATCGATGAACATATCCTTGATATCAACCGGCTTTTTGCGAGCTTCCGGAGGCAGGATGTGAGGCGGTTTAGAACCGATTACCCCTGTGATATCGCCTTTTCGAGTCACAATTGTCACGCGCTGTGCAAGCATGACCTGGCTCCACCAGCCGCCGACTGTCTGGAAGCGGATGAATCCTTTGTCATCAATGCTTGTCACCATGAAGCCTACCTCATCTAGATGGCCGGCAACCATGATTTTCGGGCCATTCGCATCTCCAACCTTCTTGGCTACAAGGCTGCCTAGTCCGTCAGTCGTTACTTCATCAGCGAATGGAGTTATGTATCTCTTCATTACTTCCCTTGGCTCACGCTCATTGCCGGGAATGCCTTTTGCATCGGTTAAATCTTTTAGCATTGTCAATGTTTCATCTAATTTAGCCATTATTTCGACTCCCTTAAT
The nucleotide sequence above comes from Mesobacillus jeotgali. Encoded proteins:
- the sspI gene encoding small acid-soluble spore protein SspI, which encodes MNLNLRNAVISNVAGNTQDELKDTIVDAIQNGEEKMLPGLGVLFEVIWQNASEEEKQEMLNALEEGLKGKQ
- a CDS encoding M42 family metallopeptidase is translated as MAKLDETLTMLKDLTDAKGIPGNEREPREVMKRYITPFADEVTTDGLGSLVAKKVGDANGPKIMVAGHLDEVGFMVTSIDDKGFIRFQTVGGWWSQVMLAQRVTIVTRKGDITGVIGSKPPHILPPEARKKPVDIKDMFIDIGASSREEAKEWGVTPGDMVVPYFEFTVMNNEKMLLAKAWDNRIGCAIAIDVLKGLKDAEHPNVVYGVGTVQEEVGLRGAKTSAQMIEPDIGFGVDVGIAGDTPGVTEKEALSKMGEGPQIIIYDASMVSHKGLRDFVTDLADELNIPYQFDAVAGGGTDSGAIHLTHRGVPALSITIATRYIHSHAAMLHRDDYENAVKLIVEVIKRLDKETVEKITFE